The region ggtaggtttcgggtcgagagccagaccctgtcccccggtacaaacacgggggcctcactgcggtggcggtcagcactcctcttctgccgtccactcgcttgtcgtagagattcctggacggccctccaggtctccttggagcgctgtacccattcctccaccgcaggagcctcggtctggctcggatgccatggtgccaggaccggctggtaccccaacacacactgaaaaggggacacgttagtagaggagtggcgtagtgagttctgagccatttcagcccagggaatgtatcgtgcccactcccctggccgatcctggcaatacgaccgcagaaacctacccacctcctggttcactctctccacctgcccattactctcggggtgataaccggaggtcaggctgacagagacccccaaacgttccatgaacgctctccatacccgggacgtgaattgggggccccgatcagaaacgatgtcctccggcaccccgtagtgccggaagacatgggtgaataacgcctccgcagtctgtagggctgtagggataccgggcaacgggaggagacggcaggacttagagaaccgatccacaattaccagaaccgtggtgttcccctgagacggcgggagatcggttaggaaatctatggacagatgtgaccatggccgctgtggaacagggaggggttgtagcttccctctaggaaggtgcctaggagccttactctgagcgcacactgaacaggaggagacataacccttaacgtccttagccaacgtaggccaccaatacctcccctgaaggctccccactgtcctcgtcaccccagggtgacccgaggagggtaggacgtgagcccaccgaatcagtttgtcccgaacaccaagcggcacgtaccttcgccccgctggacactgaggaggcgcgggttcagcccgtaacgcccgctcgatgtccgagtccacctcccataccactggggctaccagcttcgaggcgggaaggatgggagtaggttcggtggacccatcctccgtgtcataaaggcgggacagtgcgtcagccttcacgttctgggagcccggtctataagacaaagtaaatcggaaccgggtgaagaacatggcccaccttgcctgacgtgggttaagtctcctagctgcccgaatatactccagattctggtggtcggtccagatgagaaaggggtgtttagccccctcaagccagtgtctccacaccttcagagctctaaccaccgctagcaactcccggtcccccacatcatagttacgctccgctgggctgagcttccttgagaagaaagcgcagggtcggagttttggtggcgtacccgagcgctgtgatagcacggcacccaccccagccccggacgcgtccacctccactatgaatgctagagaggggtccggatgcgccaacacgggcgcatcagtaaacagcgccttcaacttgttgaatgctccgtccgcctctgctgaccactgcaaacgcaccgggccccccttcagcagtgaggtgatgggagccgctacctggccaaaaccccggataaacctccggtagtagttggcaaaacccagaaaacgctgcacctcctttaccgtggtcggagtcggccaattacgcacggccctaatgcggtcaccctccatcactacccccgaggtggaaatgcgatatcccagaaaagagacggctcgtttagagaacacgcatttctcagccttgacgtataggtcatgctccagcagtctaccaagcaccttgcgcaccagagacacatgcgcggtgtgagtggccgagtagatcagaatgtcatcgatataaaccaccactccctgcccgcacaggtccctgagaatctcgtctacaaaggattggaaaacggctggagcattctttaacccatacggcatgacgaggtactcatagtggcctgatgtagtactaaatgcggttttccactcgtctcccttccgaatacgcaccaaactatacgcgctcctgagatccagttttgtgaagaactgcgctccgtggaacgattccaccgccgtagcgatgagaggtagagggtaactataccccactgtgatggcgtttagacctctataatcgatacacggacgcaagcctccctcctttttcctcacaaaaaagaaacttgaggagacgggtgaaatggaggaccgaatgtacccctgtcccagcgcctccgtgacatatgtctccattgccaacgtctcctcctgggacagcgggtacacgtgactcttgggaagcgcagcgtctacctggagatctatcgtacaatcccttcccggtcgataaggtggtaatttagtcgctttcactttactgaaagcgattgccaaatcggcatactcggggggaatgcacaccgtggaaccctggtctggactctccaccgacgtggcaccgatggaaactcccaaacaccttccagaacactcctctgaccacccctggagaaccccctgtttccacgaaattttaggattgtgccgggccagccagggagtccccagcaccactggaaacgcaggcgagtcaataataaagaaactgatacgctccctatgattcccctgcgtcaccatgtccagtgggaccgtggtctccctgaccatccctgaccctaatggccggctatctagggagtgcacggggaaaggagaatctatcggcaccagcggaacccctaacttaagggcgagtccgcgatccataaagttcccagctgcgcctgaatcgacgagcgccctatgctgggaagagggaaaaaagcgaaggaaaaaagttaagacaaacatgtggccaacagggggttctgggtgagtttgatgctgactcacctggggtgaccgagaagcgttccgcctgccatctctactcccagacggacccccccagcaccgatcagacgtgtgtcctctccgaccacagttggtgcagggaaggcctcctcctccggtacccctcggcgcagcccctcccaactccatcggaatgggagcggaggggctgggtggtggaacgcacaggaccctctctgaacgcccgcgggcagccagcagattatccagtcgaatggacatgtcaatcagctgatccagtgacagagtggtgtcccgacacgctaactcccggcggacatcctctcggagactacacctgtagtggtccatgagagccctgtcgttccacccagatccggctgccaaggtccggaactccagcgcgtaatcctgggcgctcctcctctcctgcctgaggtgaaatagttgttctcccgccgctcggccgtctagagggtgatcaaacacggcgcggaagcgacgggaaaactctgggtagtgctcccgcgctgagtctggaccattccaggccgcgttcgcccattccagggcacgacccgtgaggcaggagatgaggacactcaccctctcttctcctgagggagtgggtctgacggtggccaggtatagctccagctggagcagaaacccctggcaacccgccgccgctccatcataagccctcggtagcgtcagacggagggtgctggagtcgggagatggggagtccggaaccgtgggtgccgaaggtggagagaggagcccactcctctcccatctgtccattctctccatcacttgatccatcgcggatccgatccgatgaaggacggtggtgtggtggagaacccgttcctccatcgatgggagagggttggctgctgctcctgctgactccatcaaTTTGAtgggtgcgggattctgtaatgctccgggtgtcgtgggtgtggagtcaaatgcaggagacagagagttcaatgctgcgcgtcctttaatcgcaccaatgcaccacagggtgctcacaaaaacgttacgttcccaaaacacagggaatcaaaatgtacaaatgggacacaacgtgcctataccacagagccgaaggtttacaatgaaataatcccgcacaacaaccaggcgggccggctgtctaataaagacaaactaattacacattcacaggtgctaccactcaacatacaaggaggggaaggaaaaacaatcagtggcagctaataggccggtgacgacgaccgccgagcgccacctgcccgggaaagggaaacaccctcggtcggactcgtgacaaattgagtgtatgtaaacttctgacccactgggaatgtgatgaaagaactaaaatctgaaataaatccttctctctactattattctgattgaatacagggaatttttactaggattaaatatcaggaattgtgaaaaactttaaatgtaaaaaaaaaaaaaaaaaaaagtttaaatgtatttggctaaggtgtatgtaaacttccgacttcaactgtacatacatgaTAGCATTCAAATAGATACAACTCAAATAGATACaatgcattgggaaagtattcataccccttgactttttccacattttgttaagtcacagcctaattctaaaattgattaaatagttttgttccctcatccatctacacataataccccataatgacaaagaaaaaacaggtttttagaattttttgcaaaggtataaaaatatatattttttaaatatcacatttacataataattcagaccctttagtcagtactttgttgaagcacatttggcagagataacagccttgagtcttcttgggcatgacactacaagcttggcacacctgtatttggggagtttcaatggttcaattccgggctctggctgggccactcaaggacattcagtgacttatcctgaagccactccttgcgttgtcttggctgtgtgctaagggtcattgtcctgttggaaggtgaaccttcgccccagtctgaggtcatgagtgctctggagcaggttttcatcaaggatctctctctgtactttgctctgttcatctttcccacgatcctgactagtctccccacagtatgatgctgccaccaccatgcttcaccgtagggatggtgcaaggtttcctccagacgtgacgcttggcattcaggccaaagagttccatcttggttacatcagaccagagaattttgtttctaatgggctgagagtcctttaggtgccttttggcaaactccaagcgggctgtcatgtgccttttactgaggagtggcttccatctggccactctaccataaaggtctgattgatgaagtgctgcagagatggttgtccttctggaaggttctcccatctccaaagaggaacactggagctctgtcagagtggttcttggtcacctccctgaccaaggcccttctcccccgatttctgtttggccaggcagccagctctaggaagagtcttggtggttctaaacttcttccatttaagaatgatggcggccattgtgttcttggggaccttcaatgctgcagacattttttggtacccttcctcagatctgtgccctgacacaattctgtctcggatctctacagacaatttcttcgacctcatggtttggtttttgctctgacatgcactgtcaactgagggaccttatatagacaggtgtgtgcctttccaaatcatgtccaatcaatttaatttaccacaggtggactgcaattaagttgtagaaacatctcaaggatgatccatggaaataggatgcacttgagctcttTCTCGAGTCTTATAGCAGAGAGTCTAAATACTTACTGTCAGGTCtataaatatttggacattgaccaagttattattattttagctGTCTACAACATCATATACCAAAGCATATTGGAGTTGAATGAATATGAGCTGAAAGTGCAGACTTtgagctttaatttgagggtatttacaTCCAAATCGGGTGGACAACGTAGCAATTACAACACTTTTTATATGTGGTCCCCCCCTTTTTAAGGGACCACAAGTAAATTGACATTTGGCTGCTTAGCTGTTCCatggccaggtgtgtgttattCCCTCATTAGTTCATTTAAAAGTAAGCAGATAAAAGGTCTAGAGTTGATATCAAGTGTGGCATTCCGAATCTGTTGCTGTTAACCCTCAATATGAAGTCCAAAGAGCTGTCACTGCCAGTGATGCAAGCCATCATTAGGCTGAAAAATCTAAACAAACAAATCAGAGAGATAGCAAAAACATTAGGTGTGGCCAAATCAACTATTTGGTACATTCTTAAAAAGAAAGAACACACTGGTGAACTCAGGAACACAAAAAGGCCCGGAAGACCATGGAAAACAACTGTGGTGGATGACAGAATAACTCTTTCACTGGTGAATAAAAACCCCTTACCAACAGTGTTGTCCAGATCAAGAATACCCTCCAGGAGGTAGGCGTATCTGTGTCAAAGTCAACAATCAAGAGACTTCACCAGAGTAAATACAGACGGTTGACCACTAGATGTAAACCATGGTAAGCCTCAAAAAGAGGAATACCAGATTTTTTTGCCAAAAAACATCTAAAAAGCCTGTACAGTTCTGGAACAACATCCTATGGACAGGTGAGACAAAGATCAACTTGTATCAGAATGACGGGAAGAGAAGAGTATGGAGAAGGGAAGGAACTGCTCATGATCCGAAGCATACCACCTCATCTGTGAAGCATGGCGGAGGTAGTGTTATGGCGTGGGCATGTATGGCTGCCAATAGAACTGGTTCCCTTGTATTTATTGATGGGGACTATTGACAAAAGCAGCAGGATGAATTCTGAAGTGTTTAGTGTTATATTATCTGCTCAGATTCAGCCAAATGCTTCAAAACTCATTGGATGGCCCTTCACAGTGCAATACCCAATACTTTTTTAAGGCAAAGAAGTGGAATGTTCTGCAATGGCCAAGTCATTCacctgacctgaatccaattgagcatacATTTCACTTGCTGATGGCAAAACTGAAAGCAAAACACCCCAAGAACAAGCAGGTACTGAAGATAGCTGCAGTAAAGGCCTGGCAGAACATCACCGGAGAAGAATCCCAGCATCTAGTGATGTCTATTTTGATTTTTGATTGGTTTAATTTGGATCTCTTTTtgtccccatttggactaatcttccaaaaGTCCTCAAACATTAAAATACCATTTATAATACgaacacattttcacatataacacactatttattacaaacatacataacaTACTAACacaatgacccaataaatactcaatctaaaaaatattgattcttcacctactatagtcccacaacatttctatgaATTATATTTAAgttgttttaaaataatgttaaatatatattttgaaaggtttctggtttgctcagttaatttattccatttctttattgctctaaaacgaaatgttattttgcctatttctcttttctgtctgggtTACGCATAGATGGTGGACAGTCTATTCCTTGTATTtacggaatgtctgtctcttaccaactgaataccactgtgaatagaacttggccgttttatattatgtatattatgaaataaaataagcatgtttttttcaattatcctgtcgattgatgaccaaccaagaacactgcgcatgactgcaacagaagaaccatatctccaccttaaaacaatccttgggTTCCAAGTCTATGGGTTCTAGACTTTAGGCAGTCCTTGACTGCAAAAGATTTGCAACCAAATATTAAAACTCACAATTTAATTTATGATTGTTAGTTTGTCCAATTACTTTTGAGCCCCTACAATTGGCAGGCTATGTATAAAAATGGTTGTAATTCCTACACGGTTCATACAATCATTTTGACAAAACTCAATTAAAGACAAAACTTCAATTAAAGATGAAAGTCTACACTTAAAGCACAACTtgattgtttcctttcaaatccatTGTGGTGGTGTACAAAGCTAAAATGATGCAAATTGTGTCACTatccaaataccttatttacatagtcttacatttgtaaaaatgtcataaaaaaatgtgttcttcgctttgtcattatagggtattgtgtgtagattgatgagcaaaaaaaattgtttaatccattttagaataaggctgtaacataacgtggaaaaagtcaaggggtctgaatactttctgaatgcactgtacatgtaaatCTTAGAGACATAATGCATGCCACATGACATATTCATGTTAATACCAAGTTAAACTGAGCGTTTACAGTGAGAAATTCAATGTAAAAGATCCCATGACATTTATCTCAGCCTTTCAGTGAAGAGGGTCAGTAGACTGTTAACAGAAACAGTTGAGAATTTGTTTTGCCATTCCTATCAGAACAGTCTCTGGGTTTGACTCACAGAACGGTCTCTAGGTTTGGAACCCATCATCAAATGGCCTTTCTAGTTACACTTTGTATTCTACCGTTAGAAAACAAATATAGGCCTATACTTTCAGTTCTTCATTTTTCGTGTGACTTTAGGTTTCTTGTAAGTTTCAGCCATTTTCAGTAACATGATGAACTAATAATTTTAGAAAGTGCACTTTGTGAGGCTTTAAGGCATGTCTTTTCAGATGAGGGAAAAAAAGTGAGATCTTATCTTAAACGATGGGAAAAAAACGTTAACTTAAAACTGGCCGTTCATGTGAAACTGAAACTGAGGTAATAACAAAAATCCCCAGCCGTTACCTTTATGTTCTCATTCCAGGAAACTGCTTATATATAGAAATATCACAGCTAAGGTTTATTATGTATGAGACTAAAAGTGATACTCCTAACTGTAGCAACAGTATCAAACAGCTCCTTGAATGTCCCCAATGCTTTCACTCCTTTCACACCATTCTATTCTATCAGCTAGCTACTACTGCCCTCCCATGTTTAAATCAACTTACTGCCGCCACAACCAACATTTTACAAAAGATGCCGTAAGACTTGTACACATTTTACTTGAACTCTTTTATTATGACGAAAGTATTTGCATTACAATATACTCTTGAAAAACAAGGACAATGGATACATCATGCACCTTGAAATTACAGTGACcctttttaatcattttttaaaatctttatttAAAGTGACAATGTCCCACAAACTTTTTATTGCAATGATTTCATTATAAGTTAAAAAAGCAGGGAAGTTGCATAACAGTTATGAAGTTTCCACACAGATTAGAATGAGAGAAAGCACTTTCCAGAGGACAGCATCATCACCCCACTACTTTACCCTCATTTGGCACTCTCACGTGATAACAGCATCTGATCATTGCTCTCTTAAGCCTGCTAAATTAAGCCATTCACAGACCTGTATTTTGATGAAAGCTGGACTGTGAAAGACAGGTTAAGCAGAGACAAATTGTACCCAAGACACAGATAATGACAAGACGATTCAACAACACGACAGGAAAGATCACTCATTCCTTGTTTCGTGTAACTGGTCCCTGAAACAGTCAGTCATTAAAATTCTCTAGGGGCAAAAGAGGGCGGAGGGAGGGTATGGGGACAAGTTCTGTAGCATAATCATTacatatttaaaaataataatacttttgcACAAGGATATGATGGTGTCATTTTCACCCCCATCTTTTCTTGAATTCAGCCACACAGGAGAGCACAGCAAATATAGAACATTTTGGTTTTCTAATATTCAACTGCAATACCAAACTATGGTTTGAAATTCACGCAGGATTATTTAAGCAAACTCACATAAAATGTCAGTCTGAGGAAAAGGCAAGAAAATATTTATTTGGTACCGTTATGTGAGCTATGAAATGTTATTATCCTGAACATGACATGAGTGAATGATACAAATAAACAAAAAAGTACACCTGGAACAAAACTGGCTTCACTTTTTAAGATATGTGATGTACAAGTGCTATTAATGTTCACAATGGAATCTTGAAttgaaacattttaaaaaaggctGACAATTTACTGCATCACAGAAGGTACGAGATTCAGTTTGGGATTTCATCAAAACCTAAACAATGCCACCTAAGTTCTCACAACATAAATGACATTTCTCTCATCAACAGGGATAGATTTGAGCACCCCCTGGTCACTGTTCATACATTGGTCCATAATGTGAAGGATACAGTTCAGCAATAGACTCTGAAAAGTTCACTGTTGAGTTACTTCTGACATGCTGTGTTCTGGAACTAGCAGTTTTCCTACTGCCGAAttcttctggggggggggggttctcttcTGCCTCCTATATGCTGATCTAGTGAGCGGGCAAGGTATGAACTTAGACCAGCTCCACGTAATTGGCTGGGAACATTCCAAAATGACCGTCTGGGCCATAGCCCCGCCACCAGCCCTCGTCAATCATCTCGATGCCATTGAGGATGTCATCAGGATCGAAGGAAATCTCTGTCTCATCAGCTGTGGAATGAAAAGAGCAATACCTTAGATCACCATGTCCATTCGGATATCTGTTACTGTATTATTGTAAGGTGTCTATTCCGTCGCCAATGTTTCCCTGATTTCGTGAACCCCACTTAAAAAAACAGGAAGTATGTAGAAaggataatggacctatatattattttataagaCAATATTTGTGAACTCACCAAAATAAAAACGAGAGAATCATAAATTCCCAAAATGTCATGCCATGTGGCTCCCATTGATGTTGTTATGTTTGAATCACCCAGATAGCATAAAAACAAGGCATAAGACATTGCaaagtgtagaattgcaggaaattagttttgaaactgcagtttctctcagccccatggcaaaatgtgtagaatttctggaaattagctttaaaatagAAACATTGTCAATGGGGCCAAGAAGAGTGCCTCTAAAACCATGCcgccgtccccccccccccacaaatttGCCACGGTTGTTGAAAAAAATCCTAGGGTAATAACCACTGCTCACTGACTGCCAGTTTCCATCTAGCAGTTTCACCCACATTCTCCATGTGGGAAATACATCACGGTTACACATTGTTCACACAGAGAACCAGTTCAGTGGGCAGAGTGTCTACTGTAAATTGTCAGTAGGCCGTGACTAACAATGCTTACCAGCTTGGTAGTCATATAGAGCCCTGGCACAGACGCCTCGGTCGGTCTTCTTTGCAGCCACCTCATTCATGTTCTCTTCCACCTGAGCGAACAACAAGGGGTGCTATACCTCTGAGAATGCTCTTCACATTTAAGTCCAAGCGCACATTTTTACCAAAGTCCTCTGGACTTAAATGGTATTTCAATAATGATGGTGATAAGGGATATTCTGATAAAAAAGTATACTATTGCTGTTTACAAATAATGAATCTCACTGCTCATGTGCTGACAAATATTTACCTCTGGGGGCTCCTCATAGAGGTTGTTTTGGGCTGGCTCTGTGGCATGGTTGTGCTCAGTGGGAGCTGCCGTTGCCTTTACTGAAACAGAAAAAGTACATTGTCTTTATCCGAAAAGGAATACCTTTCTACCAACAGGTGGCAGCAGCAACACCAGGGATCCAGAGTACAAAGTAATTATGAAGTGTCCAGAGAAAGGGTCATGATGAAACACAGATGAGAGATGAATCCGACTGTTGTGTGTTCAGACTGAGGTGTGTGGGGAGCAGGGCCCACCTTCATCTTGCCACTGATCCTCAGGGGTTGCATCCTGCTCATCCAAGCACTCAGATTGGGATGGCTCACCCACACTGGGAGTGGATTCATCCACAATGGGCTCATCCACACTGGGTTCTTATTATGACACAATTATGACACACAAATTATATACgagcacagatacacacagtgtACAATCATACTAAAGCATGCACTCAAATATTCAGACACTGAATAATTATAAAACCATCTGTCAAGTCTCATGGAAAACAACAAGACACTGAATGAGATTGATGATGTACAGTGATCTAATGATGGACATGGCCTATGAGCCATGAGGGTGATATTTCAATTGAACAACAAGAGATGAAAGGGAGTAGCATCAGGTCAATCATTTAGATTGATGGATTTAAAGCGAGTAGCATCAGGTAGGTATTTGACCAAAACACAAACATAGCAATTGTATGTCACTCAGTCACCTACGTgtgaagtatgtgtgtgtggggaaagGGTCAGTTTGTGTCAGCAGTATGAGTGAACTCAGACCTGCAGCAGGGACAGGAGAGGCGGAGCCTGTGGGCAGAGGGGAGGCTTGGCGCAGGGGCAAGCGGGACGGCTCGGGCTCGCATGGTTGCTTAGAGAGAAAAGGGCTGTTCAAACGCCCTGAGAAACACAcaccagagcagacagacaggttggcCGGGAAGGTTACCCAGCAGAGCAGAGACAACACAAAGCAGATGTGGACTAGAGACAAGATGTGATATGAGAATGAGTTAAAGTTGATGAAGGCAGAGTAATGCGACAAGATTCGCCTCCTGCATGTTTCAACATGGCCCAGACAATCCCCTGATCTCGCTGCAAGACCACATCCCCACCTGACAGAGCTAGAAAGCCCAGCTAGGAAACACTCatggaaaaaaacattttaagaaCTACACTATGTATATAAACAGCAAACAGTTGTATTGAATTGGTGGCATACCTGGCTGGGGGCTGGCAGGGGTGTGGGCAGCAGCAGGGGTGTCGGTGTCTGCAGTGCTGGGGGCcatgcccttctctctctgcttgaaCATCTCTCTGGGGTTCATAGAGCGCTGAGAGATCAGGGAGGCCGCCTCCTGAAACACATCATGtggtcagacagacacactgggtaTTGTATAGCCATAGCAACATTCCAGATGTGTTCTTTATTAAAAGGGaacaataccatctactgtatgcATAAAGGTGTTCTGAATGATGTTCAAAGATGAGAAGTCATGACCACAGTAAATGGTAGTAGAGCAGAAAGAATGTACAAACAGGAAAATGAAGGTGAGTGAAGCTATGGGGAGTTCAGATTCAAGCAAGGAGCAGATTTGGTTGTGTCAATGGAAAGGGAAGCAGGAAACAGAGGGTTCTGAGTCACAGGGTATAGGGAACCTTTAAACAATTATTAAACCTACAGGGGGCCACAGTTAACTCACATTGGCTTTCTCTACAGATTCACCACGCTTCATTCCTTTCTTCTGAGCTGCCTGGAAgtccttctcctgctcctcctgatAATGATACACCACACATAATTCAACACTACCCACGAGGCTACGCCTACCGGTTCTGTATAGTTTGTTCTTGTGTTATACTTACGTCCTAAATGTGTGCCTTCACATTTAAAAACAGATCATTTAGGTGGGGTGCAGACCTGAGTTCAAATATCTCAATTACTTTTATATACATTTCAAAGAAAGTGTTCAgatatttttttggggaaaaaaactAATAGTTGAATATTTGAATGcatttggaaatacacttggaaagtattgacatgtattttaaaatatactgactcaaatacactcccatgcttttaacccaggtatttaaatagtatttgaagaTGCATTTAAATAGTAGGCTATTTATAGGAAATTATTTGAAAATAATTCCAATAGAAGTAATTGAGTA is a window of Oncorhynchus mykiss isolate Arlee chromosome 11, USDA_OmykA_1.1, whole genome shotgun sequence DNA encoding:
- the LOC110536041 gene encoding drebrin-like protein A isoform X3, whose translation is MLKHERMTGTTMGFRISWALFTYEGNTNDIRLAEKGDGGLEELVEELSSGKIMYAFCRVEDPNSGLCKYVLINWTGEGVKDARKGLCANHVSSIANFLKGAHVTINARSEEDVEPEAIMQKVAKASGANYSFHKESNKFRDAGPQGPVGSVYQKTNAMSEIKRTNKDNFWAQAEKDEEKRQREERSKADEELHKLEKDRKDREAKEATLREKRDKERASTIDQQKKYQQQQEAESRDNEKQQWEEQEKDFQAAQKKGMKRGESVEKANEAASLISQRSMNPREMFKQREKGMAPSTADTDTPAAAHTPASPQPGRLNSPFLSKQPCEPEPSRLPLRQASPLPTGSASPVPAAEPSVDEPIVDESTPSVGEPSQSECLDEQDATPEDQWQDEVKATAAPTEHNHATEPAQNNLYEEPPEVEENMNEVAAKKTDRGVCARALYDYQAADETEISFDPDDILNGIEMIDEGWWRGYGPDGHFGMFPANYVELV
- the LOC110536041 gene encoding drebrin-like protein A isoform X2, whose protein sequence is MKMNCVTTKQYDYCHVSSRALFTYEGNTNDIRLAEKGDGGLEELVEELSSGKIMYAFCRVEDPNSGLCKYVLINWTGEGVKDARKGLCANHVSSIANFLKGAHVTINARSEEDVEPEAIMQKVAKASGANYSFHKESNKFRDAGPQGPVGSVYQKTNAMSEIKRTNKDNFWAQAEKDEEKRQREERSKADEELHKLEKDRKDREAKEATLREKRDKERASTIDQQKKYQQQQEAESRDNEKQQWEEQEKDFQAAQKKGMKRGESVEKANEAASLISQRSMNPREMFKQREKGMAPSTADTDTPAAAHTPASPQPGRLNSPFLSKQPCEPEPSRLPLRQASPLPTGSASPVPAAEPSVDEPIVDESTPSVGEPSQSECLDEQDATPEDQWQDEVKATAAPTEHNHATEPAQNNLYEEPPEVEENMNEVAAKKTDRGVCARALYDYQAADETEISFDPDDILNGIEMIDEGWWRGYGPDGHFGMFPANYVELV
- the LOC110536041 gene encoding drebrin-like protein isoform X5, encoding MRNPTPTDGGLEELVEELSSGKIMYAFCRVEDPNSGLCKYVLINWTGEGVKDARKGLCANHVSSIANFLKGAHVTINARSEEDVEPEAIMQKVAKASGANYSFHKESNKFRDAGPQGPVGSVYQKTNAMSEIKRTNKDNFWAQAEKDEEKRQREERSKADEELHKLEKDRKDREAKEATLREKRDKERASTIDQQKKYQQQQEAESRDNEKQQWEEQEKDFQAAQKKGMKRGESVEKANEAASLISQRSMNPREMFKQREKGMAPSTADTDTPAAAHTPASPQPGRLNSPFLSKQPCEPEPSRLPLRQASPLPTGSASPVPAAEPSVDEPIVDESTPSVGEPSQSECLDEQDATPEDQWQDEVKATAAPTEHNHATEPAQNNLYEEPPEVEENMNEVAAKKTDRGVCARALYDYQAADETEISFDPDDILNGIEMIDEGWWRGYGPDGHFGMFPANYVELV
- the LOC110536041 gene encoding drebrin-like protein A isoform X6, which gives rise to MYAFCRVEDPNSGLCKYVLINWTGEGVKDARKGLCANHVSSIANFLKGAHVTINARSEEDVEPEAIMQKVAKASGANYSFHKESNKFRDAGPQGPVGSVYQKTNAMSEIKRTNKDNFWAQAEKDEEKRQREERSKADEELHKLEKDRKDREAKEATLREKRDKERASTIDQQKKYQQQQEAESRDNEKQQWEEQEKDFQAAQKKGMKRGESVEKANEAASLISQRSMNPREMFKQREKGMAPSTADTDTPAAAHTPASPQPGRLNSPFLSKQPCEPEPSRLPLRQASPLPTGSASPVPAAEPSVDEPIVDESTPSVGEPSQSECLDEQDATPEDQWQDEVKATAAPTEHNHATEPAQNNLYEEPPEVEENMNEVAAKKTDRGVCARALYDYQAADETEISFDPDDILNGIEMIDEGWWRGYGPDGHFGMFPANYVELV